Proteins encoded together in one Bos javanicus breed banteng chromosome 6, ARS-OSU_banteng_1.0, whole genome shotgun sequence window:
- the AFM gene encoding afamin, which translates to MKQLKLTGFVIFFFFLTESLTLPTQPQDVDDVIITQKFIDDNIGYITIIAFAQYIQEASFEEVEMLVKAMTEYRDKCLADRTLPECSKLANEVLLENICAMEGLPQKYNFSHCCRKVDFERRLCFFHNKKADIGLLPPLPTLDPEEKCQTYKNNRESFLNNYVYEVSRRNPFVFAPTLLTVAARFEEMTKTCCEEQEKANCFQTKAEPFIYYLKALSSYQKNACRALMKFGRQILQSINIAILSQKFPKIGFKQLTSLLEDVSSKYDGCCEGDVVQCIRGRSKVMSHICSKQDSISSKIKDCCEKKIPERGECIIYSNKDDRPNDLSLREAKFIESDNVCEKRDADQANFMAEFLYEYSRRHPELSTPELLRIAKVYKDLLKECCNMENPPECYRHAENRFNETTEKSLKIVQRECEHFQNLGKDDLKYHYLINLTKLAPQLSTEELTFLGKEMVMALTTCCTLSEEFACVDNLVDLVLGELCGINENRNINPAVDHCCKTNFAFRRSCFESLEADKTYVPPSTSQGLFTFHADLCQAHNEELQRKKDRFLVNLVKLKPELAGEEVWSLLADFTNVVEKCCKAQEPEACFKEESPKLAAKSQAA; encoded by the exons atgaaacagttaaAACTTACaggttttgttattttctttttctttttgactgaaTCCCTAACCTTGCCCACACAGCCTCAAGATGTAG ATGATGTCATAATCACCCAGAAATTTATAGATGATAACATTGGATATAT CACCATCATTGCATTTGCTCAATATATTCAGGAGGCATCCTTTGAAGAAGTAGAAATGTTGGTTAAAGCCATGACAGAATACAGAGATAAATGCTTGGCTGACAGGACACTCCCAGAATGTTCAAAATTAGCT AATGAGGTTTTACTGGAAAATATATGTGCCATGGAAGGACTGCCACAAAAATATAACTTTTCACACTGCTGCCGTAAGGTCGACTTTGAAAGAAGACTCTGTTTCTTCCATAATAAGAAAGCTGATATAGGACTTTTGCCTCCTCTCCCTACTCTGGATCCTGAGGAGAAATGCCAGACTTACAAAAATAACAGGGAATCTTTTTTGAATAA TTATGTTTATGAAGTTTCCAGAAGGAACCCCTTCGTTTTTGCTCCtacacttctaactgttgctgctcgTTTTGAGGAGATGACTAAAACATGCTGTGAAGAACAAGAAAAAGCTAATTGCTTTCAAACAAAG GCAGAACCTTTCATATACTATTTAAAAGCATTGTCTTCATATCAAAAAAATGCCTGCAGGGCACTTATGAAATTTGGACGACAAATCTTACAATCTAT AAACATTGCTATACTTAGTCAAAAATTCCCCAAGATTGGATTTAAGCAACTTACCTCCCTTCTAGAAGATGTTTCTTCCAAATATGATGGATGCTGTGAAGGGGACGTTGTGCAGTGCATCCGTGGCAGG AGCAAGGTTATGAGCCATATTTGTTCAAAACAAGATTCCATCTCCAGCAAAATCAAAGActgctgtgaaaagaaaatacCAGAGCGTGGAGAGTGTATCATTTACTCCAATAAAGATGATAGACCAAACGATTTATCTTTAAGAGAAGCAAAATTTATTGAAAGTGACAATGTGTGTGAGAAACGAGATGCTGACCAAGCGAActtcatggctga GTTTCTTTATGAGTACTCAAGGAGACATCCAGAACTGTCCACACCAGAACTGTTAAGAATTGCTAAAGTGTATAAGGATCTCCTGAAAGAGTGTTGTAACATGGAAAACCCTCCTGAGTGTTACCGTCATGCG GAAAATAGATTCAATGAGACAACAGAGAAAAGCCTCAAGATAGTACAAAGAGAATGTGAACATTTTCAGAATTTGGGGAAGGATGACTTGAAATACCA CTACCTCATCAATCTCACGAAGCTAGCCCCCCAGCTCTCCACTGAAGAACTGACCTTTCTTGGCAAGGAAATGGTGATGGCTTTGACCACCTGCTGTACCCTGAGCGAAGAGTTTGCCTGCGTTGATAATTTG GTGGATTTAGTTCTTGGAGAGTTATGTGGAATAAATGAAAATCGAAATATCAACCCTGCTGTGGACCACTGTTGTAAAACAAATTTTGCCTTCAGAAGGTCCTGCTTTGAGAGCTTGGAAGCTGATAAAACATACGTACCTCCATCTACCTCTCAAGGGTTATTTACCTTTCACGCAGACTTGTGTCAGGCTCATAACGAGGAACTCCAGAGGAAAAAAGACAG GTTTCTTGTCAACTTAGTGAAACTGAAGCCTGAACTTGCAGGGGAGGAAGTGTGGTCGTTGCTGGCGGATTTCACGAATGTGGTGGAGAAGTGCTGCAAAGCCCAGGAGCCTGAGGCCTGCTTCAAGGAGGAG agTCCAAAATTGGCAGCCAAAAGTCAGGCTGCTTGA